The Acinetobacter sp. WCHA45 DNA window TAAAGTCTTACGGACTTTAACTGAATCGGCCTATCAAATTCAGCCTAAACAAAGTCATTATGAATCTCTCGAAGTAGATGAATTCTGGACTTTTGTTGGAAATAAAAATAATAAACAATGGCTTATTTACGCCTACCATCGAGAAACAGGTGAGATTGTTGCTTATGTTTGGGGTAAGAGAGATTTAGCTACAGTCCAAAGGTTGAAGACAAAGCTTAAACAATTAGGTATTCACTACACCCGAATTGCAAGTGATCATTGGGACAGTTTCATCACTGCTTTTAAAAACTGCAAGCAAAGTATTGGTAAGTTGTTTACTGTAGGAATTGAAGGTAATAATTGCAAAATAAGGCATCGAATAAGGCGTGGTTTTAGAAGAAGTTGCAATTTCTCCAAAAAGCTTGAAAACCATTTTAAAGCCTTCGACTTAACCTTCTTTTACATCAATAATGGCTTCATTTAATGTCAGCATACTTTTTAAAACACCACCCAAATTAAACCAAGAAAGCCTCATGAAATATGAGGCTTTCTTATTTTAATCTTTCTGTTTTTCATCAAATTTTTTATATTGTTTTGATAATAAACTTAAGCTCTTCATCTGCTTGCCAAAACGTCGACACGAACTACACATCACCACATGAAACTGTAAAGCACTCATTTCTTTGAAGTTCAATGCCCGATCTTGTTTTTCTGAAAGCAATTGGGTCGCTTCTCGGCACGTCAACATGAACAATCCTCCTGAAGTAACCATTTGTTTTCTAAGCATTCACGTAGTCTGGCTCGACTGCGATACATTAGAACGTTCAAGTTTGAGATACTTAGCTCTAATTTCTCACAGATTTCATCTGAACTAAGTTCTATCATTTCCCGCAACATAAACACTTGTGCATACTTTGCTGGTAAATGATTCAAACAGGTATCAAAAATCATCCAAAAATCTTGCTGCTCCATCATTTCCTCAGGATTCAACCATGCTTTTGGTCTTTCTGATTTTTGCCAATGCCCTGAAGCATCAAACAACTCATCCACGCTTCGCTCATTTTCTTCCGTATCAAACAATTCAGACATACTGACTAAACGTTGCTTCTGACGAATCAGATCAACAATTTTATTTTTTAAAATAGCGAATACCCATGTTTTAAATGCTGATCGACCAGAAAAAGAACCTGAATGTTGTAAAGCACTGACCAAAGCTTCTTGCACAACATCCTCAGCTTGATGAAATGAAGAAAGTTGCAATACTGCAAATTTCATCATTTGTTGTCGTAGTTCCATCAGAAAATCATCGTTATACAATTGCTGCGATGCATTAGCATTCGATGTTGTCATTTCAGGCATCGCGTTTCTCACTATGCTAGTCAGGTTTGTATAACAATTCTAAGCGGATCAAATCTTCTGCAAGTTCATCCAGTTGAGTATTTACTTCACTGAACGATAGATCAGGAATTATTTGCTGGATAAACTCAGCGAGTGCTATTCGCGGCAATGGTTGTTGTGCTAATTGCTCAATTAGATAAGCGGTTAATGGAGTCAATATTTCAACACAAACCCGATCATGTTTGTTCCGCCAAACCATGATGGCACTTGGAGCGGGATCTTTGTGAATTTGATTGATTGACCACTGGTAAACAGGATATTGATACACCAAAACCCAAACTTGTGTAGTCAGCTGCCAATTTAATTCGGCATTCAAAGTGACATCTTCAATTTCAAGTGTATCCAAGTACAGTTCAAGCCATTCGTATTGCAACAGCTCAGTAAGCCACGGATATTCAAATAAAATAGGATGCTGCTTTTCTGTGAGAAACTCTCTGAATTGCAATGAGATATCGTTATAAAGCGGAGACTGATTCTGAGATTCTCGAAAAAAATCTGCCAGTAACTGTTGCCATTGCTGCTCAGGCAATAAAGATCGAGCCACCGGATAAACCAAATTGATAAATGAGCAAACATTGTTGAACAACAGTTCTCGATAAACTTGCATACGATCCAAAGCAAAAGGCACTGCTTTTACTGAATTTGGATCACGCAGCCAGTTACAAAAATCATGTTGGGTCTGCTGAAAAGTATGCTCATTCATACTCATACATTCACCCCATCGACCAAATTCTGGCTCATTGGGATTAGTGTATGTTGATTTGAATATTGATGCTGTAACTGCTGAATCTTATTCAATTCACTCTGAAGTTGCTGCCATGTTGGGATATTAAAATCGCGCTCTAATAACGTTGGTTTCACACCACATACCTGATAAGTGTATTCCAACAATGCCCACACGGGATCACATACTTCAGCACCATGAGTATCAATGAGTAAATCTGTACTCAGCTGTTCATGCCCTGCTATATGTAAATAACGAATACGTTGTTTCGGCATAGCTTCAATGAAAGCATAAGCATCTGATTGGTGGTTGATACTATTTACATAAACGTTATTCACGTCCAACAATAATTCGCAATCTGCTTGTGTGATGACTTCACGGACAAACTCTGCCTCGGACATTTCAGCATTCGGCATAAGATAAGTAGAAACATTTTCTAATACTAATCTTCGCCCTAAAATATCTTGAACTTGAGAAATTCGTTCCACTACATACTTCACAGCAGCTTCAGTCATTGGGATAGGCAAGAGATCGTATAGATAGCCACCATCATTGGTATAACTCAGATGTTCCGAATAAATCTTGACTTGATAAGTATCTAAGAATTTTTTGATTTGATGAATAAAATCAATATTTAAGGGATGAGGACCACCAATCGACAAAGAGAGTCCGTGACAAATTAATGGAGATTTTTCTACACACTGAGCTAGAAGTTTCGCATGTCGACCACCAAAGCCCATCCAATTTTCTGGAGCAACTTCAATAAAGTCAGGATGGTGAGTCGCACCTAAAAATGCCTCGATAAAATCTCGTCTTAGACCAAGACCCACACTTGTGATTGCATCCATAAAGAATCCTTTTGGTGAATGACAGCCATCTTTTTAGATGCTGTCATCTACCGTCTGCATAAGGCTTAATGAGCGCCACACTTCCCATCAGCCACTTTTTTGTCTGCTCCACATTTTGCATCTGCCATCTTTTTGTCTGCACCGCATTTAGCATCCGCAGCTTTTTTATCTGCGCCGCATTTTGCATCAGTAGTTTTGTGTTGTTTTTTCGCTTTATTTGAACCACATTTCGCTTCACCACATTTTGCATCTGCAGTTTTAGTCACATGTGTTTCAGTCGTCGTCGATGCTGCCGAAACTTGGGTTGCTGCACCAACCATAGATAATGCAACTAAAGCGGCAACCGAAGTCATTGAGTTTAATTTATTCATTGTGAAGTTCCTTTTAAGTAAATATTGCTTTTGTACTAGGTACATAAAATTAGACGTGCGAACAATCAAATTATTACAGTCAAATTTAGATTTTTTTTGTGTAAGAAATCAAAAATTCAAACGACTAATAACTAATAAAACTTATTCGTTGTGAATTTCTCATGAAAAATCTAATTTATTCTTTACATAAACGCTATCAGAATTTGGGTTCCAACTTAAATTATTTTGATGGAATCGCTTCTTTAGCGCTTCGCCTATATTTAATTCCTATTTTTTGGATGGCTGGACACAATAAACTACAACATTTCAATGATACAGTTGAATGGTTTGGCAATAGTGAATGGGGCTTGGGCTTACCCTTCCCATTGGTTATGGCTAGCCTTGCAATTTCGGCTGAGTTAGGTGGTGCTGTCTTACTTGCCTTAGGTCTTGCAACGCGACTGATTTGTATTCCATTGATTATCACTATGCTGGTCGCTATCTTTACTGTACACATTCAAAATGGATGGCAAGCCATTGCTGATCCACATGCTCCTTTTGCAAATATGCAAGTGATTGAATCGGCTGAAAAACTAGAGAAAGCGAGAGAGGTTCTGAGCACTTATGGAAATTATGATTGGCTTACATCTAGTGGCTCATTTGTCATATTGAATAATGGTGTTGAGTTTGCAGTGACCTATTTGGTTATGTTGGGTGCACTACTGGTTCTTGGTGGTGGAAGATATGTAAGTTGTGATTACTGGATCAATAAAAAACTAATTAAATCAGAAAGATAGATTGAATATACACCTATCTTAATAGTGAAAGTGCAATCAACCACATGATACAGCCAATCAATAGTTCTAAGACTTTCCAAGCTTTAGGATTTGCAAATACAGGACGCAATAATCTCGCCCCAAATCCTAAACTAAAAAAGAATAAAAATGATGCTGATACTGCCCCACTGGCAAAAGAGATCTTATCCGCATATTGAGCAGATATTGAACCTAATAATACAACCGTGTCTAAGTAAACATGCGGATTTAACCAAGAGAAACTGAGACATAAAACTATCGTTTGCCAGAAAGTTGTTGTTTCTTGTTCAGAAGCAATTAAACCTGACTGCGAATTATAAGCATTGTAAAAGCTGCGGGCGCCGTACATAAACAAGAAGAGTGCGCCGAAATACTTCATAGCTTGAATCAACCATGCTTGTTGACTCAATATTGAAGCAAATCCAAAAACACCTAAACAAATTAAAAATGCGTCGGATAAAGCACAGATCAGACATACCCAAAATACATGCTGTTTGAGCAATCCCTGCTTTAAAACAAAAGCATTTTGT harbors:
- a CDS encoding LysE/ArgO family amino acid transporter, encoding MVSTYISGLLLGFSLILAIGAQNAFVLKQGLLKQHVFWVCLICALSDAFLICLGVFGFASILSQQAWLIQAMKYFGALFLFMYGARSFYNAYNSQSGLIASEQETTTFWQTIVLCLSFSWLNPHVYLDTVVLLGSISAQYADKISFASGAVSASFLFFFSLGFGARLLRPVFANPKAWKVLELLIGCIMWLIALSLLR
- a CDS encoding RNA polymerase factor sigma-70, translated to MPEMTTSNANASQQLYNDDFLMELRQQMMKFAVLQLSSFHQAEDVVQEALVSALQHSGSFSGRSAFKTWVFAILKNKIVDLIRQKQRLVSMSELFDTEENERSVDELFDASGHWQKSERPKAWLNPEEMMEQQDFWMIFDTCLNHLPAKYAQVFMLREMIELSSDEICEKLELSISNLNVLMYRSRARLRECLENKWLLQEDCSC
- a CDS encoding DUF692 domain-containing protein, which produces MDAITSVGLGLRRDFIEAFLGATHHPDFIEVAPENWMGFGGRHAKLLAQCVEKSPLICHGLSLSIGGPHPLNIDFIHQIKKFLDTYQVKIYSEHLSYTNDGGYLYDLLPIPMTEAAVKYVVERISQVQDILGRRLVLENVSTYLMPNAEMSEAEFVREVITQADCELLLDVNNVYVNSINHQSDAYAFIEAMPKQRIRYLHIAGHEQLSTDLLIDTHGAEVCDPVWALLEYTYQVCGVKPTLLERDFNIPTWQQLQSELNKIQQLQHQYSNQHTLIPMSQNLVDGVNV
- a CDS encoding zf-HC2 domain-containing protein, which translates into the protein MLTCREATQLLSEKQDRALNFKEMSALQFHVVMCSSCRRFGKQMKSLSLLSKQYKKFDEKQKD
- a CDS encoding IS1 family transposase; this translates as MQITLEIKCPTCLSDSIKKNGIKVDGKQNYQCKDCKRQFIGDHALSYLGCNSGITRKILQLMVRGSGIRDIAEVERISIGKVLRTLTESAYQIQPKQSHYESLEVDEFWTFVGNKNNKQWLIYAYHRETGEIVAYVWGKRDLATVQRLKTKLKQLGIHYTRIASDHWDSFITAFKNCKQSIGKLFTVGIEGNNCKIRHRIRRGFRRSCNFSKKLENHFKAFDLTFFYINNGFI
- a CDS encoding DNA-binding domain-containing protein produces the protein MSMNEHTFQQTQHDFCNWLRDPNSVKAVPFALDRMQVYRELLFNNVCSFINLVYPVARSLLPEQQWQQLLADFFRESQNQSPLYNDISLQFREFLTEKQHPILFEYPWLTELLQYEWLELYLDTLEIEDVTLNAELNWQLTTQVWVLVYQYPVYQWSINQIHKDPAPSAIMVWRNKHDRVCVEILTPLTAYLIEQLAQQPLPRIALAEFIQQIIPDLSFSEVNTQLDELAEDLIRLELLYKPD
- a CDS encoding DoxX family protein, producing the protein MKNLIYSLHKRYQNLGSNLNYFDGIASLALRLYLIPIFWMAGHNKLQHFNDTVEWFGNSEWGLGLPFPLVMASLAISAELGGAVLLALGLATRLICIPLIITMLVAIFTVHIQNGWQAIADPHAPFANMQVIESAEKLEKAREVLSTYGNYDWLTSSGSFVILNNGVEFAVTYLVMLGALLVLGGGRYVSCDYWINKKLIKSER